In Jaculus jaculus isolate mJacJac1 chromosome 4, mJacJac1.mat.Y.cur, whole genome shotgun sequence, a single genomic region encodes these proteins:
- the LOC101604728 gene encoding 28S ribosomal protein S36, mitochondrial-like, protein MKGSKMASATRVVQVVKPHAPLIRFPNRGDNPKLSASEAMSSAGLPPHSIITQHSKGSKAPDLLMHQGPLDTADIIKTLPQNSRRKLISQEQMEFIQCGGPE, encoded by the coding sequence ATGAAGGGCAGCAAGATGGCGTCTGCCACAAGGGTGGTTCAGGTAGTAAAGCCACATGCTCCACTGATAAGGTTCCCTAACAGAGGAGACAATCCTAAACTCAGTGCCTCAGAAGCTATGAGCTCAGCAGGGCTCCCGCCCCACTCTATAATTACACAACATTCTAAAGGAAGTAAAGCCCCAGATTTGTTGATGCATCAGGGTCCACTAGACACTGCAGACATAAtcaaaaccttacctcagaactccagaaggaaactcatctctcaagaaCAAATGGAATTTATCCAATGTGGAGGTCCAGAATGA